A window of Ovis canadensis isolate MfBH-ARS-UI-01 breed Bighorn chromosome X, ARS-UI_OviCan_v2, whole genome shotgun sequence contains these coding sequences:
- the MED12 gene encoding mediator of RNA polymerase II transcription subunit 12 isoform X7, translated as MAAFGILSYEHRPLKRPRLGPPDVYPQDPKQKEDELTALNVKQGFNNQPAVSGDEHGTAKNVNFNPAKISSNFSSIIAEKLRCNTLPDIGRRKPQVNQKDNFWLVTARSQSAINTWFTDLAGTKPLTQLAKKVPIFSKKEEVFGYLAKYTVPVMRAAWLIKMTCAYYAAISETKVKKRHIDPFTEWTQIITKCLWEQLQKMAEYYRPGPAGSGGCGSTIGPLPHDVEMAIRQWDYNEKLAMFMFQDGMLDRHEFLTWVLECFEKIRPGEDELLKLLLPLLLRYSGEFVQSAYLSRRLAYFCTRRLALQLDGVSSHSSHVMSAQSTSTLPTTPAPQPPTSSTPSTPFSDLLMCPQHRPLVFGLSCILQTILLCCPSALVWHYSLTDSRIKTGSPLDHLPIAPSNLPMPEGNSAFTQQVRAKLREIEQQIKERGQAVEVRWSFDKCQEATAGFTIGRVLHTLEVLDSHSFERSDFSNSLDSLCNRIFGLGPSKDGHEISSDDDAVVSLLCEWAVSCKRSGRHRAMVVAKLLEKRQAEIEAERCGESEAADEKGSIASGSLSAPSAPIFQDVLLQFLDTQAPMLTDPRSESERVEFFNLVLLFCELIRHDVFSHNMYTCTLISRGDLAFGAPGPRPPSPFDDPADDPERKEAEGSSSSKLEDPGLSESMDIDPSSSVLFEDMEKPDFSLFSPTMPCEGKGSPSPEKPDVEKEVKPPPKEKLEGTLGVLYDQPRHVQYATHFPIPQEESCSHECNQRLVVLFGVGKQRDDARHAIKKITKDILKVLNRKGTAETDQLAPIVPLNPGDLTFLGGEDGQKRRRNRPEAFPTAEDIFAKFQHLSHYDQHQVTAQVSRNVLEQITSFALGMSYHLPLVQHVQFIFDLMEYSLSISGLIDFAIQLLNELSVVEAELLLKSSDLVGSYTTSLCLCIVAVLRHYHACLILNQDQMAQVFEGLCGVVKHGMNRSDGSSAERCILAYLYDLYTSCSHLKSKFGELFSDFCSKVKNTIYCNVEPSESNMRWAPEFMIDTLENPAAHTFTYTGLGKSLSENPANRYSFVCNALMHVCVGHHDSDRVNDIAILCAELTGYCKSLSAEWLGVLKALCCSSNNGTCGFNDLLCNVDVSDLSFHDSLATFVAILIARQCLLLEDLIRCAAIPSLLNAACSEQDSEPGARLTCRILLHLFKTPQLNPCQSDGNKPTVGIRSSCDRHLLAASQNRIVDGAVFAVLKAVFVLGDAELKGSGFTVTGGTEELPEEEGGGGSGSRRQGGRNISVETASLDVYAKYVLRSICQQEWVGERCLKSLCEDSNDLQDPVLSSAQAQRLMQLICYPHRLLDNEDGENPQRQRIKRILQNLDQWTMRQSSLELQLMIKQTPNNEMNSLLENIAKATIEVFQQSAETGSSSGNAASNMPSSSKTKPVLSSLERSGVWLVAPLIAKLPTSVQGHVLKAAGEELENGQHLDTSSRKERDRQKQKSMSLLSQQPFLSLVLTCLKGQDEQREGLLTSLYSQVHQIVTNWKDDHYLDDCKPKQLMHEALKLRLNLVGGMFDTVQRSTQQTTEWAVLLLEIIISGTVDMQSNNELFTTVLDMLSVLINGTLAADMSSISQGSMEENKRAYMNLVKKLRKELAERQSDSLEKVYQLLPLPKPTRDVITCEPQGSLIDTKGNKIAGFDSIFKKEILFPLLQAFKVCVVFSKFQQLTISHFLEQGLQVSTKQKISPWDLFEGLKPSAPLSWGWFGTVRVDRRVARGEEQQRLLLYHTHLRPRPRAYYLEPLPLPPEDEEPPAPTLLEPEKKAPEPPKTDKPGAAPPSTEERKKKSTKGKKRSQPAVKTEDYGMGPGRSGPYGVTVPPDLLHHANPGSISHLSYRQSSIGLYTQNQPLPAGGPRVDPYRPVRLPMQKLPTRPPYPGVLPTTMTGVMGLEPASYKTSVYRQQQPAVPQGQRLRQQLQAKISQGMLGQSSVHQMTPSSSYGLQTSQGYTSYVSHVGLQQHTGPADPTRHLQQRPSGYVHQQAPTYGHGLTSTQRFSHQTLQQTPMIGTMTSLGPQGVQAGIRSASILPEQQQQQQQQQQQQQQQQQQQQQQQQQQYHIRQQQQQQQQQQILRQQQQQQQQQQQQQQQQQQQQQQAHQQQQQQAAPPQPQPQSQPQFQRQGLQQTQQQQQTAALVRQLQQQLSNTQPQPNTNIFGRY; from the exons ATGGCGGCCTTCGGGATCTTGAGCTACGAACACCGGCCCCTGAAGCGGCCGCGGCTGGGGCCTCCTGATGTGTACCCTCAAGATCCCAAACAGAAGGAG GATGAATTAACGGCCTTGAATGTAAAACAAGGTTTCAATAACCAGCCCGCTGTCTCTGGGGATGAACATGGCACTGCCAAGAATGTCAACTTTAATCCTGCCAAG ATCAGTTCCAACTTCAGCAGCATCATTGCAGAGAAGTTACGTTGTAACACCCTCCCTGACATTGGTAGAAGGAAGCCCCAAGTGAACCAGAAGGACAACTTCTGGCTGGTGACTGCACGATCCCAGAGTGCCATTAATACTTGGTTTACTGATCTGGCTGGCACCAAGCCACTCACACAACTAGCCAAAAAG GTCCCCATTTTCAGTAAGAAGGAAGAAGTGTTTGGGTATTTAGCCAAATACACAGTGCCTGTGATGCGGGCTGCCTGGCTCATTAAGATGACCTGTGCCTACTATGCAGCAATCTCAGAGACCAAGGTTAAGAAGAGACATATTGACCCCTTCACAG AATGGACTCAGATCATCACCAAGTGCTTATGGGAGCAGCTTCAAAAGATGGCTGAATACTACCGACCAGGGCCTGCTGGAAGTGGGGGCTGTGGCTCCACTATAGGGCCCTTACCCCATGATGTTGAGATGGCAATCCGGCAGTGGGACTACAACGAGAAGCTGGCCATGTTCATGTTTCAG GACGGAATGCTGGACAGACATGAGTTCCTGACCTGGGTACTTGAGTGTTTTGAGAAAATCCGTCCTGGAGAGGATGAACTGCTTAAActgctgctgcccctgctgcTTCGA TACTCTGGAGAGTTTGTTCAGTCTGCATACCTCTCCCGCCGCCTTGCCTACTTCTGTACACGGAGACTGGCCCTGCAGCTGGATGGTGTGAGCAGTCACTCATCTCATGTGATGTCTGCTCAGTCGACAAGCACACTGCCCACCACCCCTGCTCCTCAGCCCCCAACTAGCAGCACACCCTCTACACCCTTTAGTGACCTGCTTATGTGCCCTCAGCACCGGCCCCTAGTTTTTGGCCTCAGCTGTATCCTTCAG ACCATCCTGCTGTGTTGTCCTAGTGCCCTGGTTTGGCACTATTCACTGACTGATAGTCGAATCAAGACTGGCTCACCACTTGACCACCTGCCTATTGCCCCCTCCAACCTGCCCATGCCAGAGGGCAACAGTGCCTTCACTCAGCAG GTTCGTGCAAAGTTGCGGGAGATCGAGCAACAGATCAAGGAGCGAGGACAGGCCGTTGAGGTTCGCTGGTCTTTTGATAAGTGCCAGGAAGCTACTGCAG GCTTCACCATTGGACGAGTACTCCATACTTTGGAAGTGTTGGACAGCCATAGTTTTGAACGCTCTGACTTCAGCAACTCTCTTGATTCCCTCTGTAATCGAATCTTTGGATTGGGGCCTAGCAAGGATGGGCATGAG ATCTCCTCAGATGATGATGCAGTGGTATCATTACTGTGTGAATGGGCTGTCAGCTGCAAGCGTTCTGGTCGGCATCGTGCGATGGTGGTAGCCaagctgctggagaagagacaggCAGAGATTGAGGCTGAG CGTTGTGGAGAATCGGAAGCTGCAGATGAGAAGGGTTCCATTGCCTCTGGCTCCCTTTCTGCTCCCAGTGCTCCCATTTTCCAAGATGTCCTCTTACAGTTTCTGGATACACAGGCTCCCATGCTGA cGGACCCCCGAAGTGAGAGTGAGCGAGTGGAATTCTTTAACTTGGTACTGCTGTTCTGTGAACTGATTCGACATGATGTTTTCTCCCACAACATGTACACTTGCACCCTCATCTCCCGAGGGGACCTTGCCTTCGGAGCCCCTGGTCCCCGGcctccctctccctttgatgacccGGCTGATGACCCAGAGCGCAAGGAGGCtgagggcagcagcagcagcaagctggaG GATCCAGGACTCTCAGAGTCTATGGACATTGACCCTAGCTCCAGTGTGCTCTTTGAGGACATGGAGAAGCCTGATTTCTCA TTGTTCTCCCCCACTATGCCCTGTGAGGGGAAGGGCAGTCCATCCCCTGAGAAACCAGATGTTGAGAAGGAGGTGAAGCCCCCACCCAAGGAGAAGCTAGAAGGAACCCTTGGGGTTCTTTATGACCAGCCGCGGCATGTGCAGTATGCCACACACTTTCCCATCCCCCAG GAGGAGTCATGCAGCCATGAGTGCAACCAGCGGTTGGTCGTACTGTTTGGGGTGGGAAAGCAGCGAGATGATGCCCGCCATGCCATCAAGAAAATTACCAAGGATATCCTGAAGGTTCTGAACCGCAAGGGGACAGCAGAAACTG ACCAGCTTGCTCCTATTGTGCCTCTGAATCCTGGAGACCTGACATTCTTAG GTGGGGAGGATGGACAGAAGCGGCGACGAAACCGACCTGAAGCTTTTCCCACTGCCGAGGATATCTTTGCTAAGTTCCAGCATCTTTCGCATTATGACCAACACCAGGTCACGGCTCAG GTCTCCCGGAATGTTCTGGAGCAGATCACGAGCTTTGCCCTTGGCATGTCGTACCACTTGCCTCTGGTGCAGCATGTGCAGTTTATCTTCGACCTCATGGAATATTCACTCAGCATCAGTGGCCTCATCGACTTTGCTATTCAG CTGCTGAATGAACTGAGTGTAGTCGAGGCCGAACTGCTTCTCAAATCCTCAGATCTGGTGGGCAGCTACACCACGAGCCTGTGCCTGTGCATCGTGGCTGTCCTGCGCCACTATCACGCCTGCCTCATCCTCAACCAGGACCAGATGGCACAGGTCTTTGAGGG GCTGTGTGGCGTAGTTAAGCATGGGATGAACCGGTCCGATGGTTCCTCTGCAGAACGCTGTATCCTTGCATATCTCTATGATCTGTACACCTCCTGTAGCCATTTAAAGAGCAAATTTGGGGAACTCTTCAG TGACTTCTGCTCCAAGGTGAAGAACACCATCTACTGCAATGTGGAGCCATCAGAGTCCAACATGCGCTGGGCACCTGAGTTCATGATCGACACTTTAGAGAACCCCGCTGCTCACACCTTCACCTACACGGGGCTAGGCAAGAGTCTTAGTGAGAACCCTGCTAACCGCTACAGCTTTGTCTGCAATGCCCTTATGCACGTCTGTGTGGGGCACCATGATTCGGATAG GGTGAATGACATCGCCATCCTGTGTGCAGAGCTGACCGGCTATTGCAAGTCACTGAGTGCAGAGTGGCTGGGAGTGCTTAAGGCCTTGTGCTGCTCCTCTAACAATGGCACTTGTGGTTTCAACGACCTCCTCTGCAATGTAGAT GTCAGTGACCTGTCTTTTCACGACTCCCTGGCCACTTTTGTTGCCATCCTCATCGCTCGGCAGTGTTTGCTCCTGGAGGATCTGATTCGCTGTGCGGCCATCCCTTCACTCCTTAATGCTG CTTGCAGTGAACAGGACTCTGAGCCAGGGGCCCGGCTTACCTGCCGCATCCTCCTCCATCTTTTCAAGACACCTCAACTCAATCCTTGCCAATCGGATGGAA ACAAGCCTACTGTAGGAATCCGCTCCTCCTGTGACCGCCACCTGCTGGCTGCCTCCCAGAACCGCATCGTGGATGGAGCTGTGTTTGCTGTTCTCAAGGCTGTGTTTGTACTTG GGGATGCGGAACTGAAGGGTTCGGGCTTCACTGTGACAGGAGGAACAGAAGAACttccagaggaggagggaggaggtggcAGTGGCAGTCGGAGGCAGGGTGGCCGCAACATCTCTGTGGAGACAGCCAGTCTGGATGTCTATGCCAAGTACGTGCTACGCAGCATCTGCCAGCAG GAATGGGTAGGAGAACGTTGCCTTAAATCGCTGTGTGAAGACAGCAATGACCTGCAAGACCCAGTGTTGAGCAGTGCCCAGGCCCAGCGCCTCATGCAGCTTATCTGCTACCCACATCGGCTGCTGGACAACGAGGATGGGGAAAACCCGCAGCGGCAACGCATTAAGCGTATTCTCCAG AACTTGGACCAGTGGACCATGCGCCAGTCTTCGTTGGAACTACAGCTCATGATCAAGCAGACCCCTAACAAT GAGATGAACTCCCTCTTAGAGAACATCGCCAAGGCCACAATCGAGGTTTTCCAACAGTCTGCAGAGACAGGGTCATCTTCTGGAAATGCTGCAAGCAACATGCCCAGCAGCAGCAAGACCAAGCCTGTGCTCAG CTCCCTAGAACGCTCGGGTGTATGGCTGGTGGCTCCTCTCATTGCCAAATTGCCCACCTCAGTCCAGGGGCATGTGTTAAAGGCTGCTGGGGAAGAATTGGAGAACGGCCAGCACCTGGACACCTCTTCCCGCAAAGAACGTGATCGACAAAAGCAAAAGAG CATGTCCCTGTTGAGCCAGCAGCCCTTCTTATCCCTGGTGCTGACATGTCTGAAGGGGCAGGATGAGCAGCGTGAGGGACTCCTTACCTCCCTCTACAGCCAGGTCCACCAG ATTGTGACTAACTGGAAAGATGACCATTATTTAGATGATTGCAAACCAAAGCAGCTAATGCATGAGGCACTCAAACTGCGGCTCAACCTG GTGGGGGGCATGTTTGACACAGTGCAGCGCAGCACCCAGCAGACCACGGAGTGGGCTGTGCTCCTCCTGGAGATCATCATCAGCGGCACTGTCGACATGCAGTCCAACAA TGAGCTCTTCACCACTGTCCTGGACATGCTAAGCGTGCTCATCAATGGGACCCTAGCTGCAGACATGTCCAGCATCTCCCAGGGCAGCATGGAGGAAAACAAACGTGCCTACATGAACCTGGTGAAGAAGCTGCGG AAAGAGTTGGCGGAACGCCAGTCGGATAGTCTGGAAAAAGTTTACCAGCTGCTGCCACTGCCCAAGCCGACTCGAGACGTGATCACGTGTGAGCCGCAGGGCTCCCTTATTGACACCAAGGGCAACAAGATTGCTGGCTTCGACTCCATCTTCAAGAAGGAG ATACTTTTCCCTCTCCTGCAAGCCTTCAAGGTCTGTGttgtattttccaagtttcaGCAGCTCactatttctcattttctggAGCAGGGTCTTCAGGTTTCCACCAAACAAAAGATCTCTCCCTGGGATCTTTTTGAGGGCTTGAAGCCATCAGCGCCACTGTCTTGGGGCTGGTTTGGAACAGTCCGGGTGGACCGGCGCGTGGCCCGTGGAGAGGAGCAGCAGCGACTGCTGCTGTACCACACACACCTGAGGCCCCGGCCCCGCGCCTACTACCTGGAGCCACTGCCACTGCCTCCAGAAGACGAGgaaccccctgcccccaccctgctaGAGCCTGAAAAAAAGGCTCCAGAGCCCCCCAAAACTGACAAACCTGGAGCTGCTCCACCCAGCACTGAGGAACGCAAGAAGAAGTCCACCAAGGGCAAGAAGCGCAGCCAGCCTGCCGTCAAGACAGAA GACTATGGAATGGGCCCAGGCCGAAGTGGCCCCTACGGAGTGACAGTACCTCCAGACCTCCTGCACCATGCCAACCCTGGCTCCATCTCCCACCTTAGCTATAGGCAGAGCTCCATAGGCCTCTACACCCAGAACCAGCCACTGCCAGCAG GTGGCCCCCGCGTGGATCCATATCGCCCCGTGCGGTTACCAATGCAGAAGCTGCCTACCCGCCCACCTTACCCCGGAGTGCTGCCCACGACCATGACTGGTGTCATGGGACTGGAACCTGCCTCCTACAAGACGTCTGTGTACCGACAGCAGCAGCCTGCAGTGCCCCAAGGACAGCGCCTTCGCCAACAGCTCCAGGCAAAGATA AGTCAAGGGATGTTGGGACAGTCATCTGTCCATCAGATGACTCCCAGTTCTTCGTACGGTTTGCAGACCTCCCAG ggCTATACTTCTTATGTTTCTCATGTGGGATTGCAGCAACACACAGGCCCTGCAG ATCCTACTCGCCACCTGCAGCAGCGGCCCAGTGGCTATGTGCACCAGCAGGCCCCAACCTATGGACATGGGCTGACCTCCACTCAAAG GTTTTCCCACCAGACACTGCAGCAAACACCCATGATAGGCACCATGACCtcactgggcccccagggtgTCCAGGCCGGCATCCGGTCAGCTTCCATCCtgcctgagcagcagcagcagcagcagcaacagcagcaacagcagcaacagcagcaacagcagcaacagcagcagcagcaacagcagtaccATAtccggcagcagcagcagcagcagcagcagcaacagatccTGCGG cagcaacagcagcagcagcagcaacagcagcagcagcagcaacagcagcaacagcagcagcaacaagcacaccagcagcaacagcagcaggcgGCTCCtcctcagccccagccccagtcccAGCCCCAG TTCCAGCGCCAGGGGCTTCAGCAgacacagcaacaacaacagacaGCAGCTTTGGTCCGGCAGCTCCAACAACAGCTCTCCA ACACCCAGCCACAGCCCAATACCAACATATTTGGACGCTACTGA